A single genomic interval of Clostridiaceae bacterium harbors:
- a CDS encoding M42 family metallopeptidase, producing MEDVLVHIKNLTELAGVSGSEDNVRAYIKEKIRQYVDNITVDSIGNLIAYKKGRSSKLKVMLAAHMDEVGFLVSGYTDAGYIKFKKVGGIDDRILPGKRVLLGDKKIPGVIGSKAIHMQNDDEFESNVKLEKMYIDIGCDKKDEAEALAPLGEYIVFNTQYSELEGDSIKAKALDDRAGCAVIMELLKNTYDFDLYGCFTVQEEVGLRGAEVAAYAVNPDIAVIIESTTCSDVSDVEEYDYSTIYGEGAAISLMDKTTLYDRNLVDFIYNIAIKNNIKVQLKKTVSGGNDAGPIQRTREGVKVATISIPCRYIHSPVSLINKNDLFSCLNIMKLFLKQIKDCPGLK from the coding sequence ATAGAAGATGTTTTAGTACATATCAAAAATCTAACTGAGTTAGCAGGTGTGTCAGGCAGCGAAGACAATGTCAGAGCTTATATTAAAGAAAAAATAAGGCAGTATGTTGACAATATTACGGTTGATTCCATTGGTAACCTGATTGCATACAAGAAAGGCCGTTCTTCAAAATTAAAGGTGATGCTGGCAGCACATATGGATGAAGTTGGCTTTTTGGTATCAGGATATACCGATGCAGGATATATAAAGTTTAAAAAAGTCGGGGGGATTGATGACAGGATTCTCCCAGGCAAAAGAGTTCTTTTAGGTGATAAAAAAATTCCGGGAGTTATTGGCTCAAAAGCTATCCATATGCAAAATGATGATGAGTTTGAATCTAATGTTAAACTGGAAAAAATGTATATAGATATAGGCTGTGATAAGAAAGATGAAGCAGAAGCACTTGCTCCTCTAGGAGAATATATAGTGTTTAATACACAGTATTCAGAACTGGAAGGGGATAGTATTAAAGCCAAGGCTTTGGATGACAGGGCTGGTTGTGCAGTAATTATGGAATTGCTGAAAAATACTTATGATTTTGATTTATATGGCTGCTTTACCGTACAGGAAGAAGTAGGCTTAAGAGGCGCAGAGGTAGCAGCTTATGCAGTTAACCCGGATATCGCAGTCATTATAGAATCAACTACCTGCTCCGATGTTTCTGATGTTGAAGAATATGATTATTCAACTATTTACGGAGAAGGAGCCGCCATTAGCTTAATGGATAAAACCACTTTATATGACCGGAATCTAGTAGATTTTATTTATAATATTGCAATAAAAAACAACATTAAAGTCCAGCTAAAAAAGACTGTATCTGGAGGAAATGATGCAGGACCTATACAACGTACACGAGAAGGTGTAAAAGTTGCCACTATTTCCATTCCTTGCAGATATATACATTCACCTGTTTCCCTGATAAACAAGAATGACCTTTTTAGCTGCCTTAATATAATGAAATTATTTCTTAAACAAATCAAGGACTGTCCGGGACTGAAGTAA
- a CDS encoding M42 family metallopeptidase — MEQVDLLKELTQRNAVTGYEEEMTLFIKDIFQKYCHIVEVDKFYNVTGLIKGKGNNNKKIMVTAHIDEVALIVTSIDDKGFIKISGLNGVDPKILLGQEVIIHGKKEVYGVIGAKPPHLLNSEERKKAVKMKDLCIDTGLKADKVKEYVSVGDMVTFYTSPLLLEKNKISSKTLDNRCGVAALLEAMKEIVSMKHDSDIYFITTTQEEFSMAGAVSAAYNIEPHLAIVIDATHGETPDTSKDNSFALGKGPVIAVGPNMHKKATKKLIDTAKAENIPYNTEVLSGDSGTEAWGIQVSRNGIPVVLVSIPVRYMHTAVETAHLDDIRNTGKLVARFILSAEKEMEAVLCL; from the coding sequence GTGGAACAGGTGGATTTGTTGAAAGAATTGACACAACGTAATGCTGTTACAGGCTATGAAGAAGAAATGACACTGTTTATTAAAGATATTTTTCAGAAATACTGCCACATTGTTGAAGTTGATAAGTTTTATAACGTAACAGGTCTAATAAAAGGTAAAGGTAACAACAATAAAAAGATAATGGTTACAGCTCATATAGATGAAGTTGCTTTGATCGTAACAAGCATAGATGACAAAGGGTTTATTAAAATTTCAGGATTAAACGGGGTTGATCCCAAAATTCTTCTTGGGCAGGAAGTAATTATACATGGTAAAAAAGAAGTATACGGTGTTATAGGAGCAAAACCGCCTCATCTGTTAAATTCTGAGGAAAGAAAAAAAGCCGTTAAAATGAAAGATTTATGCATTGATACTGGATTAAAGGCTGATAAAGTAAAGGAATATGTATCTGTAGGAGATATGGTAACTTTTTATACTAGTCCTCTTTTGCTAGAAAAAAATAAAATCAGCTCAAAGACTCTGGATAACCGTTGCGGGGTTGCCGCACTTCTGGAAGCAATGAAAGAGATAGTTTCTATGAAACATGATTCAGATATTTACTTTATTACTACCACTCAGGAGGAGTTCAGCATGGCAGGAGCAGTATCTGCAGCATATAATATTGAACCTCATTTGGCTATTGTAATAGATGCAACTCATGGGGAAACTCCCGACACTTCAAAGGATAATTCCTTCGCACTTGGGAAAGGTCCTGTAATTGCAGTGGGACCAAATATGCACAAAAAAGCTACAAAGAAGCTTATTGATACTGCCAAAGCTGAAAACATTCCTTATAACACAGAAGTATTATCCGGGGACTCAGGAACAGAAGCATGGGGTATACAGGTTTCCCGGAACGGAATACCTGTAGTTCTTGTTTCAATACCTGTAAGATATATGCATACAGCGGTAGAAACCGCCCATTTGGATGATATAAGGAATACCGGAAAGCTTGTGGCCAGATTTATTTTATCTGCGGAAAAAGAAATGGAGGCGGTTTTGTGTCTATAG
- a CDS encoding M42 family metallopeptidase — translation MLDLLKRLVDAFGVSGNETQIRKVIEDEIKDLVDEVRTDVMGNLIAVKKGRGKKIMVAAHMDEIGVIATHIDDKGFIRFSNVGGLWPYTLLAQKVRFSNGVVGSVYYEKKLEDIKKLKLSNMYIDIGAGNKEEADKKIRIGDTACFVGETIQADDMVISKSLDNRSGCAVVIEAIKNMPETENEIYYVFTSQEEVGLRGAKTAAYQLKPDMAIAIDVTATGDTPESPVMEVKCGSGPAIKVKDSSVISHPKVRKLLEECAKEINIPYQLEVLSGGGTDIGSIHVSVGGVPSGAISIPCRYIHTPVEMVSLKDLEYAVKLLVKALCNKE, via the coding sequence ATGTTGGATTTGTTGAAAAGGCTGGTTGACGCTTTTGGTGTTTCAGGCAACGAAACTCAGATAAGAAAAGTTATAGAGGATGAAATTAAGGATTTAGTTGATGAAGTAAGAACAGATGTTATGGGGAATCTCATTGCCGTAAAAAAAGGAAGGGGCAAAAAAATAATGGTAGCTGCCCATATGGATGAAATTGGAGTTATTGCAACTCATATTGACGATAAAGGTTTTATAAGGTTTTCCAACGTGGGCGGACTATGGCCTTATACTTTATTAGCCCAGAAGGTGAGATTTTCTAACGGAGTAGTTGGCTCTGTATATTATGAAAAGAAATTAGAAGATATAAAGAAGCTAAAATTATCTAATATGTATATTGATATCGGTGCAGGAAACAAGGAAGAAGCTGATAAAAAAATTAGAATAGGAGATACAGCATGTTTTGTCGGGGAAACTATACAAGCAGATGACATGGTGATTTCCAAAAGCTTGGATAACAGAAGTGGTTGTGCGGTTGTTATTGAGGCAATAAAGAATATGCCCGAAACAGAGAATGAAATATATTATGTATTTACAAGCCAGGAGGAAGTAGGCTTAAGAGGCGCTAAGACAGCCGCTTACCAATTGAAACCTGATATGGCTATTGCAATTGATGTAACCGCTACTGGTGATACGCCGGAAAGTCCGGTAATGGAAGTAAAATGTGGATCAGGGCCGGCAATCAAAGTTAAGGACAGCTCAGTTATATCCCATCCTAAGGTTAGGAAGCTTCTTGAAGAATGTGCAAAAGAAATAAATATTCCATACCAGCTTGAGGTTTTAAGCGGCGGGGGAACTGATATAGGCTCTATACATGTATCTGTTGGAGGAGTTCCTTCCGGGGCAATTTCCATACCTTGCAGATATATACATACTCCTGTGGAAATGGTAAGCCTTAAAGATCTTGAATATGCTGTAAAACTGCTGGTAAAAGCACTTTGTAACAAAGAATAA
- a CDS encoding UDP-N-acetylmuramoyl-L-alanine--D-glutamate ligase, giving the protein MNNKLAEFKNQIKDKKVAILGIGISNTPLAKYLNSIGVKDITVFDRADRNKLEPTLKNLEGLNIRYSLGENYLDQLKGFDIIFKTPVVRFDIPELVRERERGAVITSEMEVFLELCPAQVFGVTGSDGKTTTTTLIYNILKQKGYNCWLGGNIGTPLLDKIDEIRETDKVVLELSSFQLHTMKSSPDVSVVTNVSPNHLDVHKSMEEYTDAKKNIFRYQTSADRLVVNYDNEITRKFADDAKGKTVFFSSSNTLKEGAFLKDGYIVYRDSDSEKYIVDIESILLPGMHNVENYLAATAAVIDYVEPGDIEKVAKTFKGVEHRMELVREVGGVKFYNDSIGSSPSRTIAGLKAFKQKVILIAGGYDKNISYEDMGTIIVDKVKKLILLGPTAPKIAAALENEIKRTGKGSDIPVIFCKTYEEAVENSYRDTVKGDIVVLSPASASFDMFKNFEERGNKFKELVNML; this is encoded by the coding sequence TTGAACAACAAACTAGCTGAATTTAAAAACCAAATTAAAGATAAAAAAGTTGCTATACTGGGAATCGGAATAAGTAACACACCTTTGGCAAAATATCTGAATAGTATCGGAGTAAAAGATATAACCGTATTTGACAGAGCTGACAGAAACAAACTGGAACCTACTCTTAAGAATCTGGAAGGTTTAAATATCAGATATAGTCTGGGAGAGAACTACCTGGATCAGTTAAAGGGCTTTGATATTATTTTCAAAACGCCGGTGGTAAGGTTTGACATACCAGAGCTTGTCCGTGAGAGAGAGCGGGGTGCAGTAATAACATCAGAGATGGAAGTGTTTCTTGAACTCTGCCCGGCCCAGGTATTTGGTGTTACAGGTAGCGATGGAAAGACCACGACGACTACCCTTATATATAATATTTTAAAGCAAAAGGGATATAATTGCTGGCTGGGTGGAAATATAGGAACTCCGCTGCTTGATAAAATTGACGAAATAAGGGAAACTGACAAGGTAGTCCTTGAACTTAGCAGTTTTCAGCTTCATACCATGAAATCAAGTCCGGATGTATCGGTGGTTACTAATGTATCTCCCAATCATCTTGATGTACATAAGTCAATGGAAGAATATACAGATGCCAAGAAAAATATTTTCAGGTACCAGACTTCAGCAGACAGATTAGTGGTTAATTATGACAATGAGATTACCAGGAAGTTCGCAGACGATGCAAAAGGTAAAACTGTGTTTTTCAGTAGCAGTAATACACTGAAAGAGGGAGCGTTCCTAAAAGACGGATATATTGTTTATAGAGATTCAGACAGTGAAAAATATATTGTTGATATAGAGAGCATACTGCTTCCTGGTATGCACAATGTTGAGAATTACCTGGCTGCCACTGCTGCTGTAATAGACTATGTGGAGCCTGGTGATATTGAAAAGGTAGCCAAAACATTCAAGGGCGTTGAGCATAGAATGGAACTTGTAAGGGAAGTGGGAGGTGTAAAGTTCTATAATGACTCTATAGGATCCAGCCCATCAAGAACAATTGCCGGATTAAAGGCTTTCAAACAAAAAGTTATATTAATTGCAGGAGGATATGACAAAAACATTTCTTACGAAGACATGGGCACAATTATTGTGGATAAAGTGAAGAAGCTTATTCTTCTGGGACCCACCGCACCTAAAATTGCAGCTGCTCTGGAAAATGAAATTAAAAGAACCGGTAAAGGTTCAGATATTCCCGTGATTTTTTGCAAGACTTATGAAGAAGCTGTAGAAAATTCTTACAGGGATACGGTTAAGGGAGATATTGTTGTGCTTTCTCCGGCAAGTGCAAGTTTTGATATGTTTAAGAATTTTGAAGAAAGAGGAAATAAGTTCAAGGAACTGGTAAATATGTTGTAA